The DNA segment GCCGATGCCGAGCAGCGCGGCCAGCGGCATCCCGTGGACGTTGCCGCTCGGGGAGGTCTTGGGGGTGTTGAAGTCGCCGTGGGCGTCGAACCAGATCACGCCGAGGTCGGCGTCCCGGGCCGCGCCGCCGGCGGTTCCGATGGCGATGGAGTGGTCGCCGCCGAGCACGAGCGGGAAGGTTTCGTCGTCGAGGGCGGCAGCGACCTCGTCGCTCAGGCGCGTACAGACGTCGGCCGTCTCGCGCAGGAACTTGGCCTTCCCCTCGACGGGGGCCTCGGCCTCGGGGTCGCGCTCCTCCGCGCGGGGGACCCGCAGGTCGCCCGCGTCGGTCGTCTCGACGCCCGCCGCCCGGAGTTCGTCAGCGAGGCCGGCGTAGCGGATGGCCGACGGTCCCATGTCGACGCCGCGTCGGTTCGCGCCCAGGTCCATCGGCGCGCCGATGATCTGCACCTGTCTGCTCATGTCCGGAATCTCGGCGGCCGGGCGTAAAGAAGGACGTGCTTTCGGTTTGTGGCGAGAATTGCGACTGGACGATTCTCCTGCCGTTCGTCCTCCCGCCTTCGACTGTGCAGCAGCGACCGTCGCGAAAGTCTTCCACGGAACGCAGACGCTATCGTAACGACGACCGCCCCGAAAGCCCCCGGTCGCTGGCGGTCGTTCCGCGGGATATTCGACTCGTGCCTATGGCGCGAGTCGAATAGTGGCCCGTCGGAAGCGACCGAGGGCCTGCGGCCCGCCAGCGACCGGCCCCTTTCAGTCCCGCCACGTCGGCTGGTCCGCCGTCGGGTTCCGGGGAAAGATTCACCGGGCGCAAGCCGGCTTCGATGAAAATGCGCGACGCTACTCTTAGGTCACGGCGTGCACGACGCGGTGCGGTTTCGTAGTCATCGTGCGAGTAGCGGTCGCGGTTGCGGTCGTGGTTGTGGTTGTGGTGGCGGTGCGGTCCTTCAGTGATGTGCGAGACGGAGATACCGGCGTTAGATTTGCCTTCTCTTCGTCTACGCCACACGGGTTCCCTCTCGAAATTCGACCAAGCACTACGACCGAACGAACCTACTCGTAGTACGAACAGACCTCTTTCAGCCCCTCTTCGAAGCTGATCTCCGGTTCCCAGCCCGTCGCCTCCTTCATCTTCGTGTTGTCGGCCATGGTGTCGTGGACGTACACCTTCTCCGGGATGGGATTCTCGACGTACTCGGGTTCGACGTCCGCGCCCAGTTCCTCGTTCAGGCGCTCGACCAGCGTGTTGATGCTGTAGCTCTCGCCGGTGCCGAGGTTGTAGATGCCGTCAAGTTCGTGGTCGGCCGCGAGTTCGAGGCCGCGGACGATGTCGTCGACGTGAGTGAAGTCGCGGGTCTGGGTACCGTCGCCGTAGATGACCGGCGATTCGCCGTGGGCGATGTCGTCGGCGAACTGCGCGATGA comes from the Halorussus vallis genome and includes:
- the rocF gene encoding arginase; translated protein: MSRQVQIIGAPMDLGANRRGVDMGPSAIRYAGLADELRAAGVETTDAGDLRVPRAEERDPEAEAPVEGKAKFLRETADVCTRLSDEVAAALDDETFPLVLGGDHSIAIGTAGGAARDADLGVIWFDAHGDFNTPKTSPSGNVHGMPLAALLGIGDFADTEWANAPNIREENVAIVGLRSLDETEREAIRDSDVTAYPMSEIDERGIAPVVEDALDVVTNGTDGIHVSLDLDWLDPKEAPGVGTPVRGGVTYREAHTALEMVAERGEEDDALRSLEVVEVNPILDQHNETAELAVELAASALGKRIL